Below is a genomic region from Lonchura striata isolate bLonStr1 chromosome 28, bLonStr1.mat, whole genome shotgun sequence.
AACAGGCTGGGGAGCTGGCGGGGGGAGCGGGGGCAGCTCTGCAAACCTGATCGTTATGAAAGTCTCTTCTTTATAAAGATCCTGCATGTTCTGGTCTCTGCAGGTGGTGGAAAGCACCCGAGTGTTTCGCCACAAGAGCGTCATGGCCCAGCGCTGGGAGGCCGGGCAGTACGTCCGGGATGAGGACtgagggacccccgggctggggGCTGGCCCTGATCACAACCAGCTGATGCATGACCTAAATACTCGATCAGTTCTACCCTCGGCCATCGCAACAATCAGAGACGTGAACCCTGCAAATCAATCTGGGTTATTGTTAAACTGATAATCCTCCCATGCAATAGATCaactccttcctcctcctccctgtggGGTGGaggaacacttttttttttaagagggaaaaaattggaTCAGTATCTTTTTAATCATTTCCGCCTGGAGCCAGCCAGGTGAAATCACCCGATAATTCACTTTGCCCCTGGAGAGCTGTGTCTCAGGCTTATGAAAAAGCCGTTTTATTTCTCAGTGGTTTTAGGTTTTTAAGTACCGCTAGGCTGAGCATTGCCTTGGGGGTACCTGAACTGAGGCTCTGGATCAGTGTTGCCGTGGGACTTGGGAATCAACATTGGTTTAACTCCTCTGATCCATGGAGATGCAGCAATggtatataaaaaaatatataaatgctGTTTATTTTGCTAATTTATTAAAGAGTTGTTACACTCCCTCGATCTTCCAGGCCTGTTCTGTCCACCTGCTCCACTGTTTTTGCTCTGGTGTTTCAGAAGAGCCCCCGTGGTTGGGATGGGGGGCTGGAGCCTTCCGGGGGAGCACCGGGGTCGCACCGGGCGGGCCTCGGAGCAGCCGGGGCCGGTGGGAGGAGTCcgtgcgcggggcgggggcggcacgCAGGGTAGCACGGGGGACGGCACCGGGTGGGCTTCAAAGTCCCGCCCGACCCCAACCGGCTGCGGTCCGTGCCCGTGCGCCCGGCCCCGCTAGGGGGCTCCCGGGCAGCACCCGCGGGGCCCGGAACCGGCCCGCCGGGACCCCGGTACCGGCCCCGGTACGGGCCCGCCGGGACCCCGGAACGGGCCCCGGAACGGGCCCGCCGGGACCCCGGTACCGGCCCCGGTACGGGCCCGCCGGGACCCCGGTACCGGCCCCGGTACGGGCCCGCCGGGACCCCGGTACCGGCCCCCGGTACGGGCCCGCCGGGACCCCGGAACGGGCCCCGGAACGGGCCCGCCGGGACCCCGGTACCGGCCCCCGGAACGGGCCCGCCGAGACCCCGGTACCGACCCCCGGAACGGGCCCGCCGAGACCCCGGTACCGGCCCCGGTACGGGCCCGCCGGGACCCCGGTACTGGCTCCCGGTACGGGCCCGCCGGGACCCCGGTACCGGCCCCTCCACAAGCTGACCAGGGTCTGGCACGGATCCGCTGGGACCCCGGTACCGACAGCTCCGTAAGAGCTGACCGGGGGCCGGTACGAACCCGCCGGGACCCCGGTACCGGCCCCTCCGCAAGAGCTGACCAGGGTCCGGGACGGACTCGCCGAGAGCCCGGTACGGACCCGCAGGGACCTCGGTACCGACCCCGCTCTGCGAGCGCTGACGGGGGTCCCAGCACGGAGCCCTCCGAGACCCGGACCCTGCTCCGCCAGCGCTGGCGGGGTTCCCGGTGCGGGCCCCGCCCCGCTCGGCGGGCGCTGACCGGGGGTTTCCCGGTGGAGCCCCATGGAGGTGCCCCGGTGCCGTGACAGGACAGAGCGGGCAGATGGTGCAACCGGCTCTTCCCGTCGGCAGTTCCCGAGCCTTGCGCGTGGGCCGAACCGACAGCGACCGGGAGGAAGGAGCCCGAGCCGGGGCGGTCTGGGGGCTGAGGGAAGCGGGAACAGAGGTGTGACCGCGGCCGGGTCACCGGGACCGGCGGGACCCTCGGGACAGCTGCTCAGTCGTGGTGTCATGATGATGCCACCGGTGCTCCAAAGCACAAGAGGCACACAACCTCCAGTACCTGAGGAGTTTGTCTGGTTTATGTCTCTTCAAACGTCCTTAAGTTACTTCTTGATATTCAATTAGTTGAATGGGACCAACTGGGGCAAAGAGCTTGACCCCCAAGGCTTCATTTGACACCATGGGAATGGCTCACAGGGCTTCAAAGGGCCCAAAGCTCTGTGCCACcacggggctgggagcaggggagaCTGAGCACAACAGGGAATACACCAGTGTTCCAGGAAAGCATCACCTGCTGTTCAGACACAGACAGGACTGAATTAAAGGTTCTTTTATTTGGCTCTGCCAACAATGCAACCAAAAACTTGACCCAGCTGTAACAGGCACTAAACAGTGGTAGggcagctgagcagagctgaggaCACATCCCAGTGCCTTCGTGGAGTTGTGTTTTGCACTCCAGGGAAAGCACTTACCATAAAACCTTTCAACATTGTCAGACACTTTAAATAACTTCTTAAAACAGCCACAACTTCTTCAATCTACGAATCTTTCCCTAAGGGAAATGACCTGAACCTTGTCAGAAGCCTTGGAGGTTGGGATTGGCAGCGTCATCGCTCTCCTCATGTCGCTCATCTTTCCCTGCAGGTCTGTGtcccagcctgagctgtgtGGGTGTCAGCCTCAAAATGTGGGTGCAGCTggtgctcctggccaggctctGGCACCCCCAAGCCCTCTCTGAATCAGCAGTGGTGTTTTCTTAACAGCACCGACCGTGTGGTAAAACATTAACTCGTTTGGCAAATGTGAAACTGAAGACTCTCATTAACTCATTGAATTATCAATTCCAGTAACAGAAACAACAAAGGAACTTCCCTGAAAGCCAAGGCACTGCAGATCTGTAGGTATTTTCAGTGCCAACATGAAGCCCAGCAGAAGGATTTTTGTTCTCAACCTACACCAAATATTGCAGTAGGATTGTGTTTCAGAGCACTCTTGGAGTGGTTGAAGGGGCAAAGCCGAAGGGACACCCTTATTCCTTGGTATTCCTTACGGCTCCTCTGACTTCCTGGGTAATAACTTTCAAGATCTTGCTAATTCTGCCTTTTGACAGTGCCTTCCTGCTGTACCACACTTTGTCCCAGATGGAGTACAGTGACTTGGGAGACAGGTAAAGAGGGTGGTGGTCGTCCAGCATGCCTGGTGGCCTCTTCCTGGCATACTCCTTGTAACTGGCGACCGGGCATCTCTCTGGATCCTCAGGCTTGGCAAAGAGCCGTGGGCTTAGCTTCCCTTCgtttcccctgggactcagatGATCCTTCCACTCCAAGTACTCCACCTCTCCTTTGGTCTTCCTCAGCACCACCTGTCCCCAGTACAGCTGGTAGGCCTGGGAGTGGGTGTTTGCCCCAAACCCCCTAATGAGGTTGGTGAACATGAGATGCAGCAAGCCTTGAGGATCTGTCTTGCTTAAAATTCTCTTCTTAAGAAGGTTTTCCACATCTTCATCTGTCAGGTTCTCCACAACATTCCacctttcctccttcttttgAAGCAGGTAATACTGCTTTAATTTATAGGCTTCCTGAGAGACCCTGAACTCTGGAGCTCTCACGATGTCGTACTGGTAGTTGTGGTTCTGGAGGTAGCGGTTGATGTTGTACCGGAACAAGCTTAAGGAACTGGCAGAAAAATCCATGCCACTGTTTTTCTTGGCAGAACTGAAGAATGAGACCAGGTAGTGGTCGAGGTCTGCAGGAGGCAGCGTGTGGATCTCGCACATCTCGGAGGGGTGGTGCAACTTCAGCCACTCTCTAAACACTTCTATGTTTCCAGTGGtacatcttttctttttctcctgcttcttCAGCCTATCTAAAAGACAAGACACAGCTTTGTAGACAGAAAGAATCCACAAAGATCAGTAAAACACAATAGATACAGAATAGTGTCCACCTGCCTTCTGGAAGCCATTCAGAGAGGACAGGACTCTCCCAAACCCCTTCCCCTAGAACTTTGGGTCATATTTGTGTTCTCTACAAGACAGCAGTGCCCAGATCTCCAGGGAAAGTTTGGCTCCTTTGTGTTCCCTCTCCCTTggcagctggccctgctcacTGCCATACAGGGAATTTTCCCTTTCACTGTGAAGTAACAGAATGAACCAAAAGTTGGAGTGGATGGTGAGGGAGAACAAACAGGTGAGTAAAAGTGTACTATGATTTTGTTTAAAGGATTGCCAGGATTCCAGTTGGGCTCTCTCTCAAGTTGCCATGGCAATACCACATCTACCTAGTTCAATGTAGCATGAGAAATTAATTCTTTGGATTGCTGGAAAGCTCCATCTGCTCGCCTGTGACTCGTCCAGGGCTGAGGATGGGGTGATAGAAAAGGGCTTCTGAGCCAACACCTAGAGATTCCCCCTTTTGCACCAGGTTCTTTTTTACAGGCTTAGCTGTCATCCTGAAAGACTGATGGCTGTCCcactgttttggggttttggccTGTTTTGTACTGACTGCTCCAGGTGCAGAGAGGAACAGCTCATGAATCAATAATGCTGAGGCCTCCTCTGAGCCATGAGCCAGTTACCTTGGCAGAAACAGCTACTACAGAACACTCCCAGAAGAATTCCCAGTCCCTTCACATGACACATGACGTCAGTTAAGAAAATAGTAAAATACTGCTCCCAAACCCCAACTGTGGCATTTTGTGTGGTTATGGCTCCACAATGAACAACGCCTAAGCCTTTTCAGGACCAGCATTGGTGCTGCAAGCACATCCCAAATGCTGCCTCCTTTGTAAGGACATGCCCAggcccctgtgctgcaggacagcACATACAGAAACCTTCATTCTTGAGAGGACTAAAGCAATTGGTGGAGTCCTGCATTTCCTACACAGGACTGACActctgctgccactgccagcactgggaGGTTTTGCCACTGGCCTTGGTGCAGCCAGAGCTTTGGCCACAATTTCTCTGTGTTACTTCctcttgtttctttctcttgAGCCCTGAGTTCCCTGCTCTAGCTCCAGTTTTTCACAGGGACTCTCTCAAGTACAGCCAACATCCTATGTGTGGGTGCTGGGTAAAACGGAAGACCAAAGTATTCAAACTGGGATGTTGGGTCTGGGGCACAGCCAAGAACACCTATGGGTACCCCAGAGAAGGGCATTCCCTACAGAAGTACCAATTCTTTTAGGCAGGGAGCTTTGTAGTCCCTTTGAGCAGAAACAGGAGTGCCCCAAATCCAAGATATTTACTTAAATTCTGCAGTACAGATCTTGGCAGTGATGTGAACTCACCCTCCTTGGATATTTTAGGAAAGAGATTAATGGAACACCCCCACACCCCTGCAGGCACAGAACTCCACACTGTCTTACCTCCACTTGAGACTGCAGGTGGATGGCTCTCTGGACTCCACAAGGCTGAAGAACAAGGTGTCTGCCCAGATTCTGATGTCTCACTGTTCCCACCCACATTCTCATCACTGTTCTCACTGGAGCCCAGTGTGCCATGCCCTGGAGGGCTCAGCTGGAGTTGctgaacagcagcagtggcttgGAGCTCAAAGAATGTCACTGAGGGCTGTGATTCAAGCTGGGCCTTGGGTTCAGTGCTGGGGATAGGAAGGGGTTTCAAACATACCCTTGGTGCTGTTGACCCTGGGGGGCTCCTTGCTCTGGAAGTTTCAGCTGTGGGCCCTGCAGCAGTGGAAGAAGCCAGCCTCAGGATGTTCCTGCTCAGGTCCTCTGAGTCGCTGACAGGAGTCTGCAGAATGTAGGTACAGGCTATGGGTGGCTTTGCCGTGGGGGCAAAGGCAGTTTTTTGGGAGGCTGTTGGATGGTGCAATGCCATCTTCTGGCTGTTCTGCATCTGCAACTCCTCAACAGATGGCTCCGACTTATCCGGGCTGATTCTGTCTCCTTGGTTGTCTTCATCTGCCTCACACTGCTTTTCATCAAGGACAATGATCCCTGTATCTTTGTCACTTTTGGACTTCACATCCTGTTTGCCAGTCTGGACTCTACTACCAGACATGGAGAAGTgatgctgtgctgcagagaaTGATGTTTTGGGTTTCCTGGTATTTTGATTCCCCTTGGGCTCATTATTCATTGTGTAGGCACTGTCAGCCTTCTGCTCAGTGACCTCTTGGGATCTGCCACATggctctgtgctctcagaatCTCTTCGATCCGTCTCAAAAAGTGATGGGGTCAGCTTGAGCCTCTTTTCCTCAAAGCCGGATTCCCTTGCCAAAGACTCAGGAGGCAGGAGCCTCTTTCTCATTTCTACAGCCTCAGTCACTTCTTCACCTCTGTTGTGTGACTTCCCACAGTGCCAGTGATAGGCATGTCCAGTTCTGCACATCCACAGCACAACGTTGTCATTGTTCATGTGATCTGTGTCCTGCATAAATTCCAGGGTTGGGATCTGGTTGCATATGGTCCCATGAGTGTGTGCCCAGATCACAAGGTTGGAGAGATCTTCTTGAAGGGAACTGGTACTGCTGCCCCTTCTGTCACCGCTGCTCTCGCTCTGTAAAGGAGTTGGAGAGAACTTGAGTGAGAGAGGATGTGCAGACAAGAGCAGTCCTGGGGCTGCTTCTGTCCCTCCCCAACAGTGCAATAATTGTAGACCAGCAATCTCATCTCAGGActccttttaaaaatcaatttattctttctttcttgtctGTGCTATCATTTATTACATAACAGAACACTCAccatgctgctgctttctgtctCACTGAGCCTTCTCTCAGGTGGGGATCAGTAAGTGATGCTTTGAATGGCCTTTCTCTCTCAGAACCTGAAAGGATCATCACAGGTGTGTGCTATATACATGACtaagtgtgtatatatacatataaacaAAGCCCTGACCAGAAGATGCAACTGTATTTCTCCATGCTCAGCTCACTGCAGGCCTGTGCCCTCCCTGGGCTGAGCTCCTACTGCACTGTCAGGAGCTGTACACACAAAACCTGACTGGGGTAAATATTTGCAGGATCAGCCTCTGCAACACCAACGAAACGGAAACTAAATATAAACacttaaaatagaattttacaAACTGAACTCTGCAATCCATTCCTTCAGCACTCTGGGGTTGGCAAGCTCTGTGTCTCCAAGTGCTGAActgcagggagagaaaaaggaataGTGAGGCTGGTTCTCTGACTTTGCAAACAGTAACAAGAAGCAGTTTCCCAACTGAAGGACTTGCACGTGCAACTCGTATTTATATTAGAGACTAAATCTGAAACTCTCCCTTCTGTTTGTAAGGCTCCATGCAGCAGCCTGGAAGTCATCCCTGTTTCTGTGTCACAGGGAACACGAAGCATGCCCTCAGCACCACGGCAGCCCAGGAGCCATCACTGCCACTGCACACTGGCATCTCAGTCCATGATTAATTAAAGCTTTGCAATCAGTGATGGTAAAAGAGGCAAGGCTGAAAATGCTAGACACAGGAACCTTGCGTAAAGTGGTTCTTTTGAGCAGCTCTGGCCTACACAGAACACAGCTCTTGGGGAGAACAGGCCCTGGCTGGTGGTCTgtgagcacacctgagcacagaTGAACACATCTGAGCACCCCTGAGCAGgcacaggagctccagccctggggctcctgctctcccagagAGCTGGGCAACACAGGAGAAGCCCATCCCAGCTGACAGCTGTAGGGCTGCTCTGCAATCCACGAACACGGTGCTTGTCCACAGGGATTTATCTCAGGATCTGGTAGTCAGAGGGTGAGGATGAAGGCTGGCTGAGGTGCCAATTGAGGGTGCTGGCTGAAGGTGaagccagcagcacaggggcagGAATGGCTGTGAGTGCTGGCCCCGtggcagtgctgtgcccagtgcccTCAGTGCCCAATGCCCTGGGTGTCCAGTGCTTTTGGTGCccatccagctccagcccaacACACTGGCTCTCCTGTCCAAAGAGAACAAGTCACGCCTCTCGCAGGTGCCAGCTGATCAGGAGGCACGGGAACTGCTCCCTTTGGGGtgagcctgcagcacagcacacagctcctTTCTGCACTTAGGTTCCATCAATCCATATGTTCCTTCCTAATGATAGCACAGATAATTTTAGCTCAAATACTTGGCTGTTGCGCGTGCCAGCACGTGCAATGTGCAAAGGCGGGATTTACTGAGAGTTTTTAATTgaaatctgctgctgctgctttaacAAAAAATCAGACAATAAAAGCCTTTTTGGAAGCAGCAAATGCAATCTGAGCTCCTGATGTTAATCAAGGCCTTGTATGGGATCTGCTGTTCCTGTGAGCTCACTCCTGCTGAACCCCAGCAAACAGGGCAGGGAGTCATCTCCAGTGGCCATTTCAGCTGCCCTGACTCCTCACAGGCTCTGCCCAAGCTCTCCCCAGAGGTGTTTGACCTGTTCCCACCTCCCAAGCCAGGGAgttcacagcctgctcccactgaGCCCCTAGAAGCTGAACTTGGGGAAAAACAATTTTCCCTCCTGAAGTAAAAGAGAGTTTT
It encodes:
- the LOC110475734 gene encoding LOW QUALITY PROTEIN: uncharacterized protein LOC110475734 (The sequence of the model RefSeq protein was modified relative to this genomic sequence to represent the inferred CDS: substituted 1 base at 1 genomic stop codon), which encodes MRSCPWEAACLILEQSESSGDRRGSSTSSLQEDLSNLVIWAHTHGTICNQIPTLEFMQDTDHMNNDNVVLWMCRTGHAYHWHCGKSHNRGEEVTEAVEMRKRLLPPESLARESGFEEKRLKLTPSLFETDRRDSESTEPCGRSQEVTEQKADSAYTMNNEPKGNQNTRKPKTSFSAAQHHFSMSGSRVQTGKQDVKSKSDKDTGIIVLDEKQCEADEDNQGDRISPDKSEPSVEELQMQNSQKMALHHPTASQKTAFAPTAKPPIACTYILQTPVSDSEDLSRNILRLASSTAAGPTAETSRARSPPGSTAPRVCLKPLPIPSTEPKAQLESQPSVTFFELQATAAVQQLQLSPPGHGTLGSSENSDENVGGNSETSESGQTPCSSALWSPESHPPAVSSGDRLKKQEKKKRCTTGNIEVFREWLKLHHPSEMCEIHTLPPADLDHYLVSFFSSAKKNSGMDFSASSLSLFRYNINRYLQNHNYQYDIVRAPEFRVSQEAYKLKQYYLLQKKEERWNVVENLTDEDVENLLKKRILSKTDPQGLLHLMFTNLIRGFGANTHSQAYQLYWGQVVLRKTKGEVEYLEWKDHLSPRGNEGKLSPRLFAKPEDPERCPVASYKEYARKRPPGMLDDHHPLYLSPKSLYSIWDKVWYSRKALSKGRISKILKVITQEVRGAVRNTKEXGCPFGFAPSTTPRVL